GACATCGGCGGCGGTTCGCTGGAGCTGTCCAGCGGCGTGGACGAGGAGCCCGAGGTGGCGCTGTCGCTGCCGCTGGGCGCCGGCCGGTTGACCCGCGAATGGCTGCCCGACGATCCGCCCGGCCGGCGGCGGGTGGCGATGCTGCGTGACTGGCTCGACGCAGAGCTGTCGGACGCCAGTGTGGCCGTTCTGGAGGCGGGCAATCCTGACCTCGCGGTCGCCACATCGAAGACCTTTCGGTCGCTGGCACGGCTGACCGGAGCCGCGCCGTCGGCCGCCGGACCGCGGGTGAAACGGATGCTGACGGCCGACGGCCTCAGGCAACTCATATCTTTCATCTCTAGGATGACGACCGCTGACCGTGCAGAACTGGAAGGAGTCAGCGCCGAGCGCGCGCCGCAGATCGTAGCGGGGGCTCTGGTCGCGGAGGCAAGCATGCGAGCGCTGTCGATAGACGCGGTGGATATCTGCCCGTGGGCGCTGCGAGAAGGTGTGATCTTGCGCCGACTCGACAGCGAGGCCGACGGGACCGCCTTCATGGAAACTTCGCCGGTGGCGACGTCGGTGCGCGATGCTGGAGGTCAGTTAGCAGATCGGAATGCCGCTCCCCGATCGAGAGGCAACAAACCATGACTGGACCACATTCCGACACGGAGGACACCAAGCAGATCTCGGTCGCCGAACTACTGGCCAGAAACGGCACCATCGGCGCCCCTGCCGTGACCCGGCGGCGTCGCCGTCGCCGCGGCGATAGCGATGCGGTCACGGTGGCCGAGCTGACCGGCGAAATCCCGATCATTCGCGAGGACCGGCGCGA
The nucleotide sequence above comes from Mycobacterium pseudokansasii. Encoded proteins:
- a CDS encoding Ppx/GppA phosphatase family protein — protein: MRLGVLDVGSNTVHLLVVDAHRGGHPTPMSSTKATLRLAEATDSSGKITRRGADKLVSTIDEFAKIAVSSGCAELMAFATSAVREAENSEDVLARVGKETGVELQVLGGVDESRLTFLAVRRWYGWSAGRIVNLDIGGGSLELSSGVDEEPEVALSLPLGAGRLTREWLPDDPPGRRRVAMLRDWLDAELSDASVAVLEAGNPDLAVATSKTFRSLARLTGAAPSAAGPRVKRMLTADGLRQLISFISRMTTADRAELEGVSAERAPQIVAGALVAEASMRALSIDAVDICPWALREGVILRRLDSEADGTAFMETSPVATSVRDAGGQLADRNAAPRSRGNKP